The Larimichthys crocea isolate SSNF chromosome XI, L_crocea_2.0, whole genome shotgun sequence genome has a segment encoding these proteins:
- the ecsit gene encoding evolutionarily conserved signaling intermediate in Toll pathway, mitochondrial has translation MKCARCLLQLQRLRPAGQSARSAAQYGALPQSPYASHMLHNTQLQVLRRFHGSPARVKNRPVPAEFINEDDKKRDKSLVAHDDLFERVDKESRTKATFNKVVDVFIKADVRRRGHVEFIYAALKKMPEFGVEKDLVVYNKLLDVFPKEVFVPRNFIQRMFNHYPRQQECGVQLLEQMETYGILPNVETKVLLVQIFGEKSHPMRKYQRLMYWFPRFKHTNPFPIPQQLPEDPVDLARFSLTRIANDLDAAVTVYQLPCTDITESGELLTLPHIVGIQGPSQMELLAKHNPSRPVFVEGPFPLWLRKTCVHYYVLRADPLPPEEKVEEPYDPERCLVYPLQLDLDLDRDFGDEESFDVEDLDEGPVFAMCMTSQGDQATLNQWISGLQQNNPILGQVPTLFRLNAGPKELQGVGDTESEHHRKPEQETQREERQPEEEPEVLEEERPRRSHGMKQ, from the exons ATGAAGTGTGCCCGctgcctcctccagctgcagcgTCTCAGACCAGCGGGCCAGTCAGCCAGGTCTGCGGCCCAGTATGGCGCCCTGCCCCAGTCACCCTATGCCAGTCACATGCTACATAACACCCAGCTGCAG GTGTTGAGGCGTTTCCACGGCAGCCCAGCACGTGTCAAGAATCGACCAGTACCCGCAGAGTTCATCAATGAGGACGACAAGAAGAGGGACAAGTCTCTGGTCGCCCACGATGACCTGTTTGAGCGGGTGGACAAAGAGTCTAGAACCAAGGCCACATTTAACAAAGTGGTGGACGTCTTCATAAAGGCGGACGTGAGGCGGCGTGGTCATGTGGAGTTTATCTATGCCGCTCTGAAGAAGATGCCGGAGTTCGGCGTGGAGAAAGACCTAGTGGTCTACAACAAGCTGCTGGATGTTTTTCCCAAAGAGGTGTTTGTGCCCAGAAACTTTATCCAGCGAATGTTCAACCACTACCCCCGACAGCAGGAGTGTGGAGTGCAGTTACTGGAGCAGATGGAGACCTATG GTATCCTGCCCAACGTAGAGACCAAAGTCCTGCTGGTCCAGATCTTTGGGGAGAAGAGCCACCCCATGAGGAAGTATCAGCGCCTCATGTACTGGTTCCCcagatttaaacacacaaacccgTTCCCCATCCCCCAGCAGCTGCCTGAAGACCCAGTGGACTTGGCTCGCTTCAGTCTGACCCGCATCGCTAATGACCTGGACGCTGCGGTCACCGTCTATCAG ctgCCCTGTACAGACATCACAGAGAGTGGAGAGCTGCTCACACTTCCACATATAGTAG GTATCCAGGGCCCCAGCCAGATGGAGCTCCTGGCCAAGCATAACCCGAGCAGGCCTGTGTTCGTGGAGGGCCCATTCCCTCTGTGGCTGAGGAAGACCTGTGTGCACTACTACGTCCTCAGAGCTGACCCATTACCACCTGAAGAGAAG GTAGAGGAGCCCTATGATCCTGAGAGGTGTTTAGTCTATCCTCTGCAGCTAGACCTGGATTTAGACCGTGACTTCGGGGACGAGGAGAGCTTCGACGTGGAAGACT TGGATGAGGGTCCAGTCTTTGCCATGTGTATGACCAGCCAGGGCGACCAAGCCACCCTCAATCAGTGGATCTCTGGCCTCCAGCAGAACAACCCCATCCTGGGTCAGGTCCCCACTCTATTCCGCCTAAACGCTGGGCCCAAGGAGCTGCAGGGTGTGGGTGACACAGAGTCAGAGCATCACCGCAAACCGGAGCAGGAGacccagagagaggagaggcaacCTGAGGAAGAACCTGAGGTTCTGGAGGAAGAAAGGCCAAGGAGAAGCCATGGGATGAAACAGTGA